A single window of Bombus affinis isolate iyBomAffi1 chromosome 15, iyBomAffi1.2, whole genome shotgun sequence DNA harbors:
- the LOC126924887 gene encoding intermembrane lipid transfer protein Vps13 isoform X4 — MVFESIVAELLNKVLGEYIQNLDCTQLKLSLWGGDVVLKDLLIKESALDILDLPIRLEYGRLGKLILKIPFKDMWNGQIDAIVEELFILVVPSSQVAYDAEKEARIQLEAKHAELARVEKKKQLADIKSQEKLDDSMIEKLIARMIKNIHIEIKKIHVRYEDHISYKDHPFSVGFTLSTFTLESCTDSWQTTGNLKDMYAIPQIYKLCTLDGLAVYLNTTLEQFSNTKSDYLNLFHNGIATIDYNPPGYQYLLGPINVNAKLKLNPKPETDGSNYTIPKVWLDMEMQKLRIGLARKQYQTIVQLGEGLDQAQKAAPFRKYRPNLTSYRGHYKEWWKFAYVCVLEEEVRRKRRNWDWNHMKEHRDMCRSYADSYQTKLTTKKVTQEIVDHLTQCERKLDIFNLVIIRQKIEMEVERMAEREKNLKAKRGWFGFLWSSTQTEETQELNSAAAIMRKFEQAMTPQEKEKLYRAIDYQENSAPAHYPETYEMIDTRFLLHELQIIILDTDKEYPCILDLQLHSVEAGFKSRPSANAILVTASINEMKLLGTKQDEHIPSLFNSHQHGADNVLISVSYEKNPLDKLCGDRIIVKSKSVDIIYDAQTVIEIVNLFKVQNSSTLNNLQAAAAVQLEGLKEMSALGLEHAIQKHSVLDIQVNMQASQLIIPHDGFYDSTKSLLVVNLGSLQIHSLEKPKGDDKTNVSVKQLISMGKTEEDVLLHLREHSYDKFVLKIVDFQVLVSLPGEEWRTVLSNVDDSMTLLHPTTLEIQFHKCLVTDDPLLPKLRLIGQLPSVVVNITDIRLLQALSIAQSIPQPKEEPTDLQKSSMSKSVSQLSLLKDITTTIAEKKKEEDSTVTSVKQTIDMEMKFEMKEFAIQVSSQKGNEIIPFVKFEVLQLEAEMLQRTYDQEISLRLGGVQVKQHYNQREIFMITTPMLSGRHEYLITVQYINVNKRSPEFKTKHGSVLQLLKLEFTTLDVLLHQEALINLLQFISYVQDQMNVIATSKLEKEPRIRPRPSHLVSIQEETSTFLREQIQKQKLRSTTRRRRTMMEHVDLKVQAKVGTICMKITSDCREITAFYIDGITAGFIMKASYSQANVNLSSISIKDLNEASGYKDIVSVTEDTESLQIQAIMYNIEPSDIDKNNMSITVVMGCYRIVFLNMFVTSIMSFLNNFQTAQQAIKDASAAAAEAAKTNIKDVKESAARIGLAVKIKAPVIYVPMHSKSDHCLTLDMGNLTICNVFKKLEVTNDAGDCPIVDEMRIELQNLKLSRVRLNMEKFAIENEILLLEPVSFTLLIKRNLSTAWFTSIPDIDMSGRLNKINILISKEDYATALKVLEKNLSETVEDTKLTASVSQSEKKLEVEVLQHRQSDRFARATAEDAEDPNSQEQVHTHTSIKFEFVMDSLMITLFTGGSKMLQSQSSLLHLPENGLAKFCLTHFALKGRIFADGLMATSILLMNCTLDDIRQNRQGSLTRIMERTTAVPSMDDIEKESKPVRSMLDMTIRQSSNDMFVDIRVFSFSIIVSLDYLMKVKDFFTTDEPSTNKTVQPKNYNESAVKKKQTVSSTKKMFTVNIHIEKPDIILLEDMDDINSNCIILNTELLLKVRMMDEHQVIAGTIKDLSILAGIYNTAKRSDWIYQVLRPCSISVAGSTPEGKGLHIDICCTDIHLSVSPGVIEILNKVVHTVTKTQEQDQEVIITERNYEGLWVVTPFEENDFWFLKTEVGVEAIEDIVYSDDEDSTVYKPELAIISAPTILLTLEAGIGNKTLPMLLLHIGFESNISDWSTKTMNMEYTMSVVMAYYNSCLALWEPLIEPIEGIRNEKRVSTPWELKVKIQFNDVSPDSRGASAASPTSDSETEELHQIPKMSIDIISTENLEITMTKTCLDVLQQLGNAFSSAMEASGKGAAKSVAPYVLKNETGLAIVLDLERSHFKVFNDGSKFTSNNTDSYMEVILESGASVQLAPRTTKTEIPLLDQLKIETIKEKDDDKFIISFKEINRTLAVPVLRADKRFFSLKYRKDGSEEWGIVSDVIVDEGSTIVTLRSILQVHNHFSQPISVYYMTKRGNEVECVGTVAPDSKLNLPLDTVYTPTNVYGLFFSVEGYMVSLEQFIWKDLQKTVSMTKLLKCEARVRQEAVEPFYIKVVGEMEQVYFESTSRHTIASTIYNVHLYPAVYLKNFLPIDIIVCLPGSVQEKLLEAGTSYQIPTIDPGKSYIIIKLPNYLEKDWSCKGEILANPPEFSVWSFESFDSAQKVIMDLGMHTSYKHGSIIMALYCPFWMLNKTGLMLSYRKSSKGGKEHSSPIKNLVCVKPHQSRTEYKRKKARLSGEDYLNVLYHPENFKGPILFSFRSKVFFGKKKAMIRVENGEWSDKFPIDVAGSEGVVICKYNGQIYQIGVHNQLTYNSLTKQITFTPYYVLINNSDYLIECQEGNRPADPMIKVPARECAAYWPRSDHEQKTLSARIAGNPEKTAPFIYTENHTTLLKLNNKYGGINVDIQISEGGVYISLSAYTHGNAPALIINHTPHTINFWEKGSLNVRSVQSYNRMFYTWEHPAGPRKLVWEDNNKKEIEETLRKDTLGGFQLPDLEEEVYYVSFLDGTQRVLLFTTNMKVAEDCELAGDFEPIEQEITISIHGVGFSLVNNIMRTELLYLCIASSGIMWETRKSVNHRWRNLDTREVMVIEEGYQKYIRELQMDRSPIQKVILEPKLEVDYLNMEMLKPHRRCLRRTFQTGLWLQYRTSVHQVQLHAKINRLQIDNQLTDCVFPVILAPVPPPKSVTASTVMKPFAELSMVKRLLEHSNVQQFRYFKVLIQEFHVKVDIIFINAIVGLFEANEMNDAEESKLFKLDMELVNEPLMYHVSLITTAEQKNFFDLLHFSPLKIHISFSMSGSGSGPSALPQVLNVLLQGIGVTLTDINDIVFKLAYFEREYIFMTNKQLISEATTHYVGQAIKQVYVLVLGLDVIGNPYGLVVGTMKGIEDLFYEPFQGAIQGPGEFAEGLLLGMRSMLGHTVGGMAGAVSKITGAMGKGIAALTFDKDYQRKRQEQLNKQPANLQEGLARSGKGLIMGVVDGVTGVVMKPISGAKEEGVEGFFKGFGKGMVGLVTRPTAGVIDFASGSFGAVKRATELNEEVKKVRPSRFLQLDCLVRPYVRDEAEGHKILCELEKGKYANTDIYFYHMYINKDVLLLTDKRIAYLEHSDLFGGWRVHWTHAWQEMSEQPKIVDKGVQIFIKDSSKKKKLGLFGSTDQSKIILIPDYNIRQLLCDKMQQQINQYEL; from the exons ATGGTTTTTGAGTCGATTGTTGCCGAGCTCCTGAACAAGGTGTTGGGAGAGTATATTCAAAATTTGGATTGCACGCAATTAAAACTGAGCTTATGGGGAG GTGATGTAGTGTTAAAAGActtattaataaaagaaagtgcaTTAGATATATTGGATCTACCTATTCGATTGGAATATGGAAGATTAG GAAAACTTATATTAAAAATACCATTCAAAGATATGTGGAATGGACAAATTGATGCAATAGTTGAGGAACTATTTATACTTGTAGTACCTTCAAGTCAGGTTGCTTATGATGCAGAAAAAGAAGCAAGAATACAACTTGAAGCAAAACATGCAGAACTTGCAAGagttgaaaaaaagaaacaattagCAGATATCAAAT CACAAGAAAAACTAGATGATTCAATGATTGAAAAACTCATTGCCCGTATGATAAAGAATATTCACATTGAAATCAAAAAGATACACGTGAGATATGAAGATCATATCTCATACAAAGACCATCCTTTTTCAGTTGGTTTTACATTGAGTACATTTACCTTAGAAAGTTGTACAGATTCTTGGCAAACAACTGGTAACTTAAAAGATATGTATGCTATTCCACAAATTTACAAG TTATGCACACTAGATGGTTTGGCAGTGTATCTCAATACAACTCTAGAACAGTTTAGTAATACAAAATcagattatttaaatttatttcataatGGAATTGCAACCATAGATTATAATCCACCTGGTTATCAATACT TATTAGGTCCAATCAATGTCAAtgcaaaattaaaattaaatccaAAGCCAGAAACAGATGGAAGTAACTACACGATTCCCAAGGTATGGTTAGACATGGAAATGCAAAAATTAAGAATAGGATTAGCAAGGAAACAATATCAAACCATCGTTCAATTAGGGGAGGGTTTAGATCAAGCTCAGAAAGCTGCACCATTTAGAAAGTATAGACCAAATTTAACATCATATAGAGGACATTATAAAGAATG GTGGAAGTTTGCATATGTTTGTGTCTTAGAAGAAGAAGTACGTAGAAAACGTAGAAATTGGGATTGGAATCATATGAAAGAGCATCGAGATATGTGTCGCTCTTATGCTGACAGTTATCAAACAAAATTAACGACCAAAAAAGTCACACAAGAAATAGTAGATCATCTTACTCAGTGTGAAAGAAAATTGGACATTTTTAATTTAGTCATTATTAGGCAAAAGATAGAAATGGAA GTAGAAAGAATGgctgaaagagaaaaaaatctAAAAGCGAAACGCGGTTGGTTCGGTTTCTTGTGGTCCAGTACACAAACAGAGGAAACACAAGAATTGAACTCTGCAGCTGCTATAA tgCGGAAATTCGAGCAGGCAATGACACCACAAGAGAAAGAAAAGTTATATAGAGCGATTGACTATCAAGAAAATAGTGCACCAGCTCATTATCCCGAAACATATGAAATGATCGACACGCGATTTCTTTTACATGAGctacaaattataattttagatACAGATAAAGAGTATCCTTGTATTTTGGATCTTCAACTTCATAGTGTTGAGGCTGGTTTCAAATCGAGACCATCTGCTAATGCTATTTT AGTTACAGCATCAATTAATGAGATGAAATTATTAGGAACGAAACAAGATGAACATATTCCTTCACTTTTTAATTCCCATCAGCATGGCGCAGATAATGTTTTAATATCAGTGTCATATGAAAAGAATCCTCTCGATAAATTATGTGGTGATCGTATAATAGTAAAATCGAAATCTGTGGATATTATTTACGATGCACAGACTGTGATAGAAATAGTTAACTTGTTTAAAGTACAAAATTCATCGACTTTGAACAA TCTTCAAGCAGCTGCTGCCGTACAATTAGAAGGTTTGAAAGAAATGTCGGCTTTAGGTTTGGAGCATGCTATTCAAAAGCATTCAGTATTAGACATACAG GTTAATATGCAAGCTTCTCAGTTAATCATACCACATGATGGATTTTATGATAGTACGAAATCATTATTAGTTGTAAATCTTGGTAGCTTGCAAATACATTCTTTGGAAAAACCAAAGGGCGATGATAAGACAAATGTATCTGTTAAACAATTAATCAGCATGGGTAAAACTGAAGAAGATGTGCTATTGCATCTTAGAGAACATAGTTAtgataaatttgttttaaaGATAGTCGATTTTCAA GTATTAGTTTCATTGCCTGGTGAAGAATGGCGCACAGTATTATCAAATGTGGATGATTCTATGACATTATTACACCCAACAACGCTTGAAATCCAATTTCACAAATGTTTAGTAACGGATGATCCATTACTTCCAAAATTAAGGTTGATAGGCCAATTACCATCAGTTGTTGTTAATATAACAG aTATTCGTTTATTGCAAGCTCTTTCTATTGCTCAGAGCATACCGCAGCCAAAAGAGGAACCAACAGATCTCCAGAAGTCATCTATg agtAAATCTGTTTCACAATTATCTTTGCTGAAAGATATAACTACCACCATTGctgagaagaagaaagaagaagattcTACTGTAACTTCAGTTAAACAAACAATTGATAtggaaatgaaatttgaaatgaaag aatTTGCAATACAAGTTTCATCCCAAAAGGGTAATGAAATAATACCATTTGTGAAGTTCGAGGTACTACAGTTAGAAGCAGAGATGTTACAACGGACTTATGATCAAGAGATATCATTAAGATTAGGTGGAGTTCAAGTCAAGCAACATTACAATCAAAGAGAAATATTTATGATAACCACTCCAATGTTATCAGGTAGACATGAATATTTGATAACAGTACAGTATATAAAT gtAAATAAGCGATCTCCTGAATTTAAGACGAAACATGGATCTGTTCTTCAATTACTAAAATTAGAATTTACAACATTGGATGTTTTATTACATCAAGAAGCTCTTATAAATCTTCTTCAATTTATATCATATGTGCAG GATCAAATGAATGTCATAGCAACTAGTAAACTTGAAAAAGAGCCTCGCATACGTCCACGACCTTCTCATTTGGTTTCCATTCAAGAAGAAACTTCTACATTTTTAAGAGAACAAATTCAAAAGCAAAAACTTAGGTCAACGACAC GACGGAGAAGAACAATGATGGAGCATGTAGATCTAAAAGTTCAAGCAAAAGTTGGGACTATTTGTATGAAGATAACTAGCGATTGTAGAGAAATTACTGCATTTTATATCGACGGTATCACTGCCGGATTTATAATGAAAGCTTCCTATTCTCAAGCAAATGTTAATTTATCTTCTATTAGCATTAAAGATCTTAACGAAGCGTCAGGTTATAAGGAT ATTGTATCAGTGACAGAAGATACTGAATCCTTGCAAATCCAagctataatgtataatattgaGCCGTCAGacattgataaaaataatatgtCTATCACAGTTGTTATGGGCTGTTATCGTATTGTCTTTTTGAATATGTTTGTTACTAGTATAATG AgctttttaaacaattttcaaaCGGCTCAACAAGCCATAAAGGATGCATCAGCAGCAGCTGCAGAAGCCGCGAAGACAAATATTAAAGACGTTAAAGAAAGCGCGGCACGTATTGGTCTTGCAGTAAAAATTAAA GCTCCAGTTATATATGTACCAATGCATTCGAAAAGCGATCATTGTTTAACACTAGATATGGGTAACCTTACTATATGTAATGTTTTTAAGAAGTTAGAAGTTACAAATGATGCTGGAGATTGTCCTATTGTCGATGAAATGAGAATCGAGCTACAAAATTTAAAGTTATCCCG CGTAAGACTAAATATGGAGAAGTTCGCGATTGAAAACGAAATATTGCTGTTAGAACCAGTTAGTTTTACATTACTCATTAAACGTAATTTATCTACTGCTTGGTTTACATCTATACCTGATATTGACATGTCGGGTAgactaaataaaattaatatattaataagtaaAGAGGACTATGCGACTGCATTGAAAGTATTAGAAAAAAATTTAAGTGAAACAGTTGAAGATACAAAGCTCACGGCAAGTGTTAGTCAATCCGAAAAGAAACTTGAAGTAGAAGTTTTACAACATCGACAAAGTg ATAGGTTTGCAAGAGCTACTGCAGAAGATGCAGAAGATCCAAATTCACAAGAGCAAGTACATACACACACGTCCATCAAATTTGAGTTTGTTATGGACAGTCTTATGATTACTTTATTTACGGGAGGTTCAAAAATG CTGCAATCACAAAGTTCTCTGCTTCATTTACCGGAGAATGGATTAGCGAAATTTTGTTTAACCCATTTCGCGTTAAAAGGTCGAATATTTGCCGATGGATTAATGGCAACTTCAATTCTTCTTATGAACTGTACTTTGGACGACATACGTCAAAATAGACAAGGTTCTCTTACAAGAATCATGGAAAGAACTACGGCAGTGCCTTCTATGGATGATATAGAAAAAGAATCCAAACCTGTTCGCAGTATGTTAGATATGACTATTAGACAAAGTTCAAATGACATGTTTG TTGATATTCGAGTCTTTTCATTTAGTATTATTGTGTCACTTGACTATTTAATGAAAGTGAAAGATTTTTTCACTACTGATGAACCATCGACAAATAAAACAGTGCAACCAAAGAATTATAACGAATCAGCAgttaaaaagaaacaaactGTATCATCAACcaaaaaaatgtttacggttaatatacatattgaAAAACCCGATATTATTTTGTTAGAGGACATGGATGACATAAATTCCAATTGTATCATATTAAAT ACTGAACTACTGTTGAAAGTACGTATGATGGATGAACATCAAGTAATAGCTGGCACCATAAAAGATTTATCGATTCTAGCTGGTATATATAATACCGCGAAGAGAAGTGATTGGATATATCAG GTGCTAAGACCATGCAGTATAAGTGTAGCAGGTTCTACGCCAGAAGGAAAAGGACTTCACATTGATATTTGTTGCACAGACATTCACTTATCAGTTTCCCCAG GTGTCATAGAAATATTGAATAAAGTAGTTCATACTGTTACAAAGACACAAGAGCAAGATCAGGAAGTTATTATTACTGAGCGAAATTATGAAGGATTATGGGTTGTCACTccatttgaagaaaatgatTTTTGGTTTTTAAAAAcag AAGTAGGAGTAGAAGCCATAGAAGATATTGTATATTCTGATGATGAAGATTCTACAGTTTATAAGCCAGAATTAGCAATAATCTCTGCACCAACAATTTTACTCACATTAGAAGCAGGCATTGGTAATAAAACATTGCCAATGCTTCTACTTCATATTGGCTTTGAAAGCAACATTAGTGATTGGAGTACAAAAACT ATGAACATGGAGTATACAATGTCGGTAGTTATGGCATATTATAATAGCTGTCTAGCATTGTGGGAACCATTAATTGAACCAATAGAGGGGATCAGAAATGAAAAGCGGGTTTCTACACCTTGGGAACTAAAAGTTAAA ATTCAATTTAATGATGTATCACCGGATTCTAGAGGCGCAAGTGCGGCCAGTCCTACATCAGATAGTGAAACAGAAGAATTACATCAGATTCCCAAAATGTCTATTGATATAATATCAACT gaaaatttggaaataaccaTGACTAAAACATGTCTCGACGTATTACAACAACTCGGTAATGCATTTTCATCTGCTATGGAAGCTAGTGGGAAAGGAGCGGCTAAAAGTGTAGCACCATATGTACTTAAGAATGAAACTGGTTTAGCGATAGTTTTAGATTTGGAGCGCAGTCACTTCAAG GTTTTTAATGATGGATCCAAAtttacaagtaataacacagaTTCGTATATGGAAGTAATTCTTGAATCTGGTGCATCAGTACAGTTAGCTCCGAGGACAACAAAAACTGAGATACCACTGCTTGATCAATtgaaaattgaaacaattaaagaaAAAGACGATGATAAGTTTATTATTTCG TTTAAAGAAATTAATAGAACTTTGGCTGTACCCGTGTTAAGAGCTGATAAAAGATTCTTTTCACTGAAATATCGAAAGGACGGTTCTGAAGAATGGGGTATTGTTTCTGATGTTATAGTAGATGAAGGAAGTACTATTGTTACTCTTAGAAGTATTCTACAG GTACACAATCATTTTAGTCAACCAATATCTGTATATTATATGACTAAGCGTGGAAATGAAGTCGAATGTGTGGGAACTGTTGCTCCAGATAGTAAATTAAATCTTCCACTAGACACTGTATATACACCAACAAATGTTTATGGGCTATTTTTCAGTGTTGAAGG aTATATGGTTTCGCTAGAACAATTTATCTGGAAAGATTTACAAAAAACAGTTAGTATGACAAAACTGTTAAAATGCGAAGCTCGAGTGAGGCAAGAAGCTGTAGAACCATTTTACATAAAG GTTGTTGGTGAAATGGAACAAGTTTATTTTGAGAGTACTAGTCGACATACTATAGCAAGTACAATCTATAATGTTCATTTATACCCAGCTGTATATTTGAAGAATTTTTTGCCTATCGATATTATTGTATGTTTACCTGGAAGTGTACAAGAAAAACTTCTAGAAGCTGGCACATCTTATCAGATTCCTACAATTGACCCAGGAAAATCTTATATAATCATAAAA TTaccaaattatttagaaaaagaTTGGTCATGTAAAGGTGAGATACTTGCGAATCCACCAGAATTTTCTGTATGGTCTTTTGAATCTTTTGATAGTGCACAAAAAGTTATAATGGATTTGGGAATGCATACATCATACAAACATGGTTCTATCATTATGGCTTTATATTGTCCATTTTGGATGTTAAATAAAACAGGCTTGATGTTGTCTTATCGG AAATCAAGTAAGGGTGGCAAAGAACACTCAAGTCCAATCAAG AATTTGGTTTGTGTGAAACCTCATCAATCACGTACAGAATACAAGAGGAAGAAAGCACGTTTG AGTGGAGAAGATTATCTAAATGTGCTTTATCATCCAGAGAATTTTAAGGGACCAATATTGTTCTCATTTCGCTCCAAAGTATTCTTTGGTAAAAAGAAAGCAATGATCAGAGTCGAGAATGGTGAATGGTCAGATAAATTTCCAATAGATGTTGCAGGAAGTGAGGGAGTAGTCATTTGTAAATATAATGGCCAAATATATCAA ATTGGAGTTCACAATCAATTAACTTATAATTCTTTGACAAAACAAATTACATTTACTCCATATTATGTACTGATAAATAACTCTGATTATCTCATTGAATGCCAAGAAGGTAATAGGCCAGCTGATCCTATGATCAAG GTACCTGCCAGAGAATGTGCAGCTTATTGGCCTCGTTCTGATCATGAACAAAAAACTCTAAGTGCTAGAATCGCAGGTAACCCTGAAAAAACTGCACCATTTATTTACACAGAGAACCATACGACtttgttaaaattaaataataag TATGGAGGAATTAATGTAGATATACAAATAAGTGAAGGTGGAGTCTACATTTCTTTATCTGCATACACTCATGGAAATGCCCCAGCTTTAATTATTAATCACACTCCACATACAATCAATTTCTGGGAAAAAGGTTCACTAAATGTCAG ATCCGTACAGTCATACAATAGAATGTTTTACACTTGGGAACATCCTGCAGGTCCACGGAAATTAGTCTGGGAAGAcaacaataaaaaagaaattgaagaaaCTCTTCGAAag gacACTTTAGGAGGTTTTCAATTGCCAGATCTAGAAGAAGAAGTATACTATGTATCATTTTTAGATGGTACACAACGAGTACTTCTATTTACAACAAATATGAAAGTTGCAGAAGATTGTGAACTAGCAGGTGATTTTGAACCTATAGAACAGGAAATAACAATAAGTATTCACGGAGTTGGCTTCTCACTCGTTAACAACATCATGAGAACTGAATTGTTATATTTGTGTATAGCTAG ttCTGGAATTATGTGGGAAACGCGCAAATCTGTTAACCATCGTTGGCGCAATCTTGACACAAGAGAGGTAATGGTTATAGAAGAaggctatcaaaaatatatacgtGAATTACAAATGGACAGAAGTCCAATACAGAAAGTAATACTTGAACCAAAATTAGAG gttgattatttaaatatggAAATGTTAAAACCACATCGTCGTTGTCTACGACGCACTTTTCAAACTGGTTTATGGTTGCAATACCGTACTTCAGTGCATCAAGTGCAGTTACACGCAAAGATCAACAGGCTGCAAATTGATAATCAACTTACAGACTGCGTTTTCCCAGTTATATTAGCTCCAGTTCCGCCACCAAAGAGTGTTACAGCGAGCACAG ttatGAAACCATTCGCTGAACTTAGTATGGTTAAACGGCTACTTGAACATAGTAATGTACAACAATTTCGGTACTTTAAGGTTCTTATACAAGAGTTTCATGTGAAAGtagatattatatttattaacgcGATCGTGGGACTGTTTGAAGCAAATGAAATGAACGATGCAGAAGAA agtaaattatttaaattggaCATGGAACTCGTTAATGAACCTCTGATGTATCACGTCAGTTTGATTACTACAGCCGAACAGAAGAATTTCTTTGATCTACTTCACTTTTCTCCCTTGAAG ATTCATATAAGTTTCTCAATGAGCGGTAGTGGTAGCGGGCCATCTGCACTACCTCAAGTATTAAATGTATTGTTACAAGGAATAGGTGTTACGTTAACTGACATTAATGATATTGTCTTCAA ATTAGCATATTTCGAAAGAGAGTACATTTTTATGACCAATAAACAGCTTATTTCCGAAGCAACAACACATTATGTAGGACAAGCAATTAAACAAGTTTACGTTCTCGTTCTGGGACTCGATGTAATAGGCAATCCGTATGGCCTAGTAGTAGGTACTATGAAGGGCATTGAAGATTTGTTTTATGAACCTTTCCAAGGTGCCATACAAGGGCCCGGAGAATTTGCAGAAGGTTTGCTTCTTGGTATGAGGAGTATGTTAGGTCACACTGTTGGAGGAATGGCTGGAGCTGTTTCTAAAATTACTGGAGCTATGG gtAAAGGTATAGCTGCCTTAACGTTTGACAAAGACTATCAGAGAAAACGACAAGAACAGCTTAACAAACAGCCAGCCAACTTGCAAGAAGGTCTTGCTCGTAGTGGAAAGGGTTTGATAATG GGTGTTGTTGATGGTGTAACTGGTGTTGTGATGAAGCCCATATCGGGTGCCAAAGAAGAAGGTGTGGAAGGATTCTTTAAAGGATTTGGAAAAGGCATGGTTGGTCTTGTTACTCGACCAACTGCTGGAGTTATAGATTTTGCTAGTGGTTCATTTGGAGCAGTGAAACG TGCAACTGAGTTGAATGAAGAGGTAAAGAAAGTAAGACCATCTAGATTTTTACAACTAGACTGCTTGGTTAGACCATATGTCAGAGATGAAGCTGAGGGACATAAAATCTTATGT GAattagaaaaaggaaaatatgcGAATACTGATATCTATTTTTATCACATGTACATTAACAAAGATGTATTATTGCTTACTGATAAGAGAATAGCATACTTAGAACATAGTGATTTATTTGGCGGATGGCGG GTGCATTGGACCCACGCGTGGCAAGAGATGAGCGAACAACCGAAAATAGTTGATAAGGGAGTTCAGATATTTATCAAAGATTCCAGTAAGAAGAAGAAATTAGGATTATTTGGTAGTACAGATCaatcaaaaataattttaatacctGATTATAATATTAGACAG CTTCTATGCGATAAAATGCAACAACAAATTAATCAGTACGAGTTGTAA